The nucleotide sequence AAAGCGGAAGGCAAGGCTGTGGCTGCGGTTACCAATCCTGCTTTCAACCGTGCCGAAAGTCTTGGCGCAATGGCCTTTCCCGTGTTGTTATGAGCAAAAACTATTACATTGGCATTGATTTTCTCTGCTGTTTCAGCGATCATTGTGTTAACAAGCATAGGATCAAAAGGCGTATTATCTGCCTGCTGAATGCAGATTATTTTGGATGCACCGTAAGTGCCAAGTGACAGGAGTGTCGGCTCATCAACATTTCCGGTTGTCAGCGCAACTACTTCGGTATTGATTTGAAGGGCAATGCCATAGGCATAAGAAACCAGTTCGTGGGAGAGTTTTTTTAACTTACCGTCCCAATTTTCAGTATATACTAAAACTGCCATTTTATTTCATTTTAAAAGATTCAACATTAAATAACTTTAGCTTCTTCGTGAAGTAGACGGATGAGTTCACCCGGATTTTCAGGATCAACCAGCCTGACCTTTGCCTTAACCGGAGGCAATTCGTAAGATAAATGTTTTGTAAGAGGCTGACATTCAGTAGGTTCAATTACATTCAGGGGTTTGGTGCGTGCCATCATAATACCACGCATGGCTGGAATTCTTGGCTCAATGGCAATTCCTTTTTGCACAACTGCCACAAATGGGGTTTTGACTTTTAAAGTTTCTGTTCCGCCATCAATTTCCCTGTTGACGACCACCTGTCCGTTTTCAATATCCAGTTTTGAAACAGCCGAAACGGAAGTAAATCCAAGTAATTCAGCCAGCATACTGCCGACTGCATTACCATTGTAATCACTCGATTCGATACCAGCCATGATGATGTCGAAACTTTCCTTTTTTATCACCTCAGCAAGCTGAAAAGCGACCTGAAAAGCGTCTTTTGGTTCCAGATTGATGCGGTATGCACTGTCGGCACCAATGGCAAGGGCCTTACGGATGGTCGGTTCAGCATCCTGCAAACCCACCGTAGCTACACTTATCTGCGTTATTTCAGATGGATATTTTTCCTTTAGCTCAACTGCACGTGTCAGTGCCAGCTCATCCCATGGATTGATAATCCACTGAACTCCGGCTGTATCAAATTTAGTATTGTTCTCAACAAATTTAATCTTTGTCGTGGTGTCCGGAACATTACTTAAGCATATCAGTATCTTCATTTTATTAAATTTTTTATTTGATGGCAAAAGTAAAAAATGCTTTTAAATTCATGGCAATTTTCAGGAAGAAAACAAGAAATATTCATTCAGGGTCTTATTGAAATGCAGAGCATTAAAAATCACGAAAAAATAATTTGTGAACTATAGTGCTTTAGTACTTCCGTGGTGAAAATATAAAATACTTCTTCCTTATCCTCATTAATAAAATATTAACCTCAGCAGAACGATCTTCCACCGGATTAGCTCAGAAGAGCTCTTGAGATAATAATTTGCTGGATTTCGCTTGTTCCCTCATAAATCTGAGTGAGCTTTGCTTCACGCATGAGCCTTTCGACATGATATTCACGGACATAGCCATAACCACCATGAATCTGTACAGCTTCGGTGGTTACATACATAGCTGTTTCAGCAGCATAATACTTGGCCATAGCCGAAGCATAACCATAAGGCTTCCCCTGATCTTTCAGCCAGGCAGCTTTTAACACAAGATGTCTGGCAGCTTCCACTCTGGTAGCCATGTCGGCTATTTTGAAGGCAATAGCCTGATGATTACATATTTCTGTTCCGAAAGCCTTTCTTTCCTTGCTGTATTGAATGGCTCTTTCGAGAGCTCCCGATGCGAGGCCAAGGGCTTGTGCGGCAATACCTATTCTTCCGCCTTCAAGGGTTTTCATAGCGAACTTAAACCCAAATCCATCTTCTCCGATGCGGTTTTCCTTTGGTACTTTAACATCGCTGAACATTACGGAATGAGTATCGCTGCTGTTCATTCCCATCTTTTCTTCATGTGGCCCCAGGCTGATCCCTTCACTGTTCCGGTCAACGATAAAGACATTGATACCTTTGCTTTTAAGCTCCGGATGAGTCTGGGCAATGACCAGATAGACTGAAGCTGAATTGGCATTGGTTATCCAGTTTTTGGTGCCATTGATCAGGTAATAATCACCTTTGTCTTCAGCCAGCGTCTTTTGATGCGTGGCATCTGAGCCGGCTTCAGGCTCTGAAAGCAGAAAAGCCCCGATAATTTCCCCGCGTGCAAGTGGTTTCAGATATTTCTCTTTCTGTTCATCATTCCCAAATTTCTCAATCCCATAACAAACCAGAGAGTTATTCACCGACATGATGACAGAAACCGAGGCATCCACCTTCGAAAATTCTTCCATGGCCAGAACATAGGAGATAGTGTCCATGCCCCCGCCATCATATTCGGGACTGACCATCATTCCCATAAAACCAAGCTCTGCAAGGGCTTTTATATGGTGGGCAGGAAATGCTGCCGATTTATCACGCTCAATGACATCTTTGATTAATTCACGCTGGGCATAATCACGGGCAGCCTGTTGTATCATCAATTGTTCTTCTGTGAATTCAAAATTCATAAATTTCTTTTTTGCTTTTTAATAAATGTTTTTTTGTGAGGGTAAAAATAATCCTATTCTTTATTCTGCAAAATGATTTGATAAAAATTTAACACCTGTTTTAAAACAAATTCCTTTTGCTGTAAATGAGGAATATGACCGCTTGACGGAACAATACATCGCTGGCATTCCCCCTTCACCAGTGACCCGATAATTTCGACTTGTTTCAGGCTTGCATATTCATCCCTTTCCCCCTGAATGAGCAGGAGTGGTGACTTGATATTTTTAATTTCTTCAAGGATATTCCACGACCTGAAATCTTCCGAAATCCAGGCATTTGCCCATCCGTAAAACATGCTGTCCGTATTTTGACCATGGTATTTTTCAAGTAAATATTTCAGGTCAAATTCTTCATACAGCCGGATAGCTTCCTGAACACCGCTGACCGTACAGTCTTCAACCACCACATGGGCAGCAATACTCACAATACCGGCCACTTTTTCGGGAAATTTTGATGCATACAACAAGGCGATGGTGGCTCCGTCACTATGTCCGGTAAGTAAAAGGCTTTTCTGATCAAGACCAAGTTTTTTCAAAATCTCAGGTAAATCTTCCCATGCTTCACGGTGCATGTAATCCGGTTTTCTTGACTCCTTCAGTGTGGACGATTGTCCGTGTCCATGGCGCTCATATATCAGGCCGCTTATTTGCAGAGCAGAACAGATTTCGGCAGGAAAGCTTTTCCATTGGGGAATGCTCCCTAATCCTTCATGCAGAAAAACCATCAGGTGGTTTTGATGTGACAGTTCCTCATGAATAAATTCATAATGAATCCGGTGTGAGTTGATTTCAATAAACATCTTTATCGTGAAATTGATTTAACATTTGCAGCAGTCAGCCTGAAAGTTCCCTTTTTATAAATTATCAGCCAGATTCCATCCGGTATTAATGCATGTTTTTCCAGCCACGAACGAAAGTAAAATCTGTCTGAAAATTCAAATTTATCCTGCATAAACATAAAAAATTCAAAGGCCAAATTTCCTGTTTAAAAGGGAATAATGTCAACAGGGTGGCTGAATATTTATATTGTTGTAAAAATTTCGAAAAAACATTGCTGTATTAAGAGGTTTTAATATTATTGCACCAGAATATTAAACCATGAGCGACCCCTATTGTTGTAATTTTACCACCTGCCGGTGGGTGAATGGCGGGGTGGAGAATTATTCATCAGTAGAAAGACAACAAGACATTGAAAAATACTGCCGTTCAAAAGAAGGCAACTGGAAAAACTGCAAACGATACCATGTGAAGGAAGCACTTGGGTTTTGTCCGGAAAATCTTTCACCCGATTCAGAACTGAGTCTTGAGGATATTATTAACCATTTTGAATATTGATTTATGCCACAAATTGAAATTGAAGGAAAAGTTTTTGAAGTGGATGGGGACGGATTCCTTACCACCCCAGACATCTGGAATGAAGATGTAGCCCGTTTGTTTGCCAGATATGACGGTATTGAAGAAATGAGTGAAAAACACTGGGCTATTGTGAACATCATCCGAAAGCATTATGAAGAAAAAGGAATGGCACCAATGGTCAGGCTGATTTGCCAGGAGACAGGCCTGAAACTGAGAGAGATTTATGAGTTGTTTCCTCTTGGCCCTGCACGTGGTGCCTGTCGTGTGGCCGGCTTACCCAAACCTGACGGATGTGTTTAAACGCTGAGTGATGTACTGGTACCAGATTTTATCGTTGGCATCTTTTGTCGTCTGTCTTATTATTTATTCATTTATATTATTGAAAATCATCAGATTGGGGAAACCGCGGGATTATGCCAAACCTTCGGGAGACATTCAGGCAGGAATAAAGTATTCGTTTACCGGAGCTCTTAACCCCCGTAAAAAAGAGTCTGCCTACCTGCATCTGCCAACCTATACAGCCGGACTCGTTTATCATGCCGGAACCTTTTTGTCTCTTTTGCTGTATGTTTTGTCCTTTTTTTACCTGCCTTACCCCGATTTGATGAAAATACCGATTGCTGTTTTTCTGTTGATATCTGGTTTAGCCGGACTTGGCATCCTCATTAAACGGATCTCCTTAAAAAAAATGCGTACCCTCAGCAATCCTGATGATTATTTGTCAAATGTTCTGGTTACCTCCCTGCATTTCCTGACTTCTTTTTTTCTGATGGGTTATGCCTTTGCTGTATATTACCTGCTTACGGCATTTCTTTTCCTGTATTTACCGGTAGGAAAACTCAAACATTCCGTTTATTTCTTTGCAGCGAGGTATCATTTGGGTGTTTTCTTCGGCAGCAGAAATATATGGCCTCCTAAAAATGCGTGATAATGAGTGAAATATCAAAGCAAAATCTGGACAAAGCATTAAACGTTCTCAATACGGAGGAAGACGGAAAACTGTTGACCCATCTGAATGCCTGTGTACATTGTGCTTTATGTGCTGATAGTTGTTTGTATTACAATGTTTTTCATGAAGATAAATATATTCCTGCCCATAAGGTGGAATTGGTTACTTCAGTTTACAGACGGTATAAAACGCTTTCCGGGAAATATCTGCCCGGATTAACAAAGGCAAAAGACCTTGATGACCAGACGATTACCGAAATGATAGATTTGCTTTTCGGTGCCTGTACGATGTGCGGGCGATGTGTCAGTCATTGTAGTATTGGTGTTGACATAGCCTATCTGGTCAGAAAAGGAAGAGAAATGCTCAGTGCATTGGAAAAAGTGCCTGAAACACTTCAGTCAACAGTACAGGCTGCTGTTAAAACGGGTAATAATATGGCTATTCCTGTAGAAGACCTTGTTGATACCCTGACA is from Sphingobacteriales bacterium and encodes:
- a CDS encoding electron transfer flavoprotein subunit beta/FixA family protein, with translation MKILICLSNVPDTTTKIKFVENNTKFDTAGVQWIINPWDELALTRAVELKEKYPSEITQISVATVGLQDAEPTIRKALAIGADSAYRINLEPKDAFQVAFQLAEVIKKESFDIIMAGIESSDYNGNAVGSMLAELLGFTSVSAVSKLDIENGQVVVNREIDGGTETLKVKTPFVAVVQKGIAIEPRIPAMRGIMMARTKPLNVIEPTECQPLTKHLSYELPPVKAKVRLVDPENPGELIRLLHEEAKVI
- a CDS encoding acyl-CoA dehydrogenase, which produces MNFEFTEEQLMIQQAARDYAQRELIKDVIERDKSAAFPAHHIKALAELGFMGMMVSPEYDGGGMDTISYVLAMEEFSKVDASVSVIMSVNNSLVCYGIEKFGNDEQKEKYLKPLARGEIIGAFLLSEPEAGSDATHQKTLAEDKGDYYLINGTKNWITNANSASVYLVIAQTHPELKSKGINVFIVDRNSEGISLGPHEEKMGMNSSDTHSVMFSDVKVPKENRIGEDGFGFKFAMKTLEGGRIGIAAQALGLASGALERAIQYSKERKAFGTEICNHQAIAFKIADMATRVEAARHLVLKAAWLKDQGKPYGYASAMAKYYAAETAMYVTTEAVQIHGGYGYVREYHVERLMREAKLTQIYEGTSEIQQIIISRALLS
- a CDS encoding alpha/beta hydrolase translates to MFIEINSHRIHYEFIHEELSHQNHLMVFLHEGLGSIPQWKSFPAEICSALQISGLIYERHGHGQSSTLKESRKPDYMHREAWEDLPEILKKLGLDQKSLLLTGHSDGATIALLYASKFPEKVAGIVSIAAHVVVEDCTVSGVQEAIRLYEEFDLKYLLEKYHGQNTDSMFYGWANAWISEDFRSWNILEEIKNIKSPLLLIQGERDEYASLKQVEIIGSLVKGECQRCIVPSSGHIPHLQQKEFVLKQVLNFYQIILQNKE
- a CDS encoding TusE/DsrC/DsvC family sulfur relay protein, with amino-acid sequence MPQIEIEGKVFEVDGDGFLTTPDIWNEDVARLFARYDGIEEMSEKHWAIVNIIRKHYEEKGMAPMVRLICQETGLKLREIYELFPLGPARGACRVAGLPKPDGCV